GGCCCGGAGCTAGAAGTACTGGGGTGGGGTGGGCTCGGACTCCGCCGCCACGGGCTGCGGCAGCAGATCGAGCGGGCTTTTGGTGGCGCACACCCTGGAAGTGGCGATGCGCAAGTAGCGGGCCGTGGTGGCCAGGCTGCGATGACCAGGGCCGCTGCAACTTGGCCCACACCGTTTCGACGATCTGGCGCAGGGAGGCCACTTGGCGCCGCCACGGCTTGGGCCAGGGCGCCACCCCCCGGTAGGCCGGCGGGGCGCACAGCACATCCACCCCCCCAGGCCTGCCGCCAAGCCCGATGGCGTGGCCGGCCCGCAAAGCCTTTGTCCAGCACGTAAAAATCGGTGCCCACCGTCCCCACGCTGGGCCACTGCGCCCGTAGGGCCGGCTCATGACGCGCGGCCAGGAAGTGTTCGGCGTAGAGTTGGTCTTTGTCGGAGGCCGGCCCGAAGCCAAAGCCGGTGATGCGGCCTTCGGGCGTGCAGCTCACCAGCACGTTGAAGCCCTCAAACCAGCCCAGCCGGTTACTATAGCCAATGTCGGCTTCCCCATAGAGCCAGCCCACGCCCCGGCGCTTGGCGTTGCGGGTCGGGGCGGCCGTCAGGTCCAGGGCTTCATAGAAGGCGGGCCCCGCCATCCCCCGGGCGGCTAATCCCAGGGCCACCCGCTCCAGCTCGGGGCGGCAGGCCTGCACGGCGCGGTTAAACGGGCTATAGGCGCCCAAGCCGGGGAAGGCGGCCCGCAAATGGCGGCTAGCATAACGGAAAAACTCCCGCTCGCTGCCGAAGTAGCCCCATTGGCCAAAGATGCTCAAGCAGAGCGCCTCGCTGCGGCTCAGCGACGGCTTGGGCCCGCGCCGGGGGGCCTCGCCGAGCCCTTCGCGCTGGCGAAAGTCGTCGATTTCGACGTAGAGTACCGTTAGGAACGTGTCCGTGTCGAGGGGAGCCGGGCCGAGGTAGGATGTGAGGTTCAAGTTCATACCTGCTTAGACCCGCCCCGCGCACGGGCCGTTCCCAGCGTTCGGCCGATTTAATTCACAGCAAACGTTGAAGTCCCTGGACGGGGCATTTAAGAGGGATCGCGTCCCGTCGGGACGCCTGAAACGCTGGCCCGGCGGGTGCCGACTCCCAAACGGCCAGCCAAACCCGGTGCGACCCTCGGCGCCAAAAACCCGAACGGCTCCCCAACCTTTGGCGCCCGCCTGTGGCCCGGCGCCCGCCTTCAGGCGTCCCGAGGAGACGCAACCCCGGGAGAACGCCCGCACAGCACAGGGACTGAAGTCCCTGCCTAACCTCAGCCGTCCCTGCGGGACGAAAGCAATACCCGGCCTTGTATCCTTAACGAAATGGCAGTGGGGTAAACCCTGGGCTATGTTCTGCTGGCCCGTTGGGCCTAAGACTCGTTCGACCGGCTACGGAGCCTCCTCCGGCACCGACACCCCCTGAGCCGACATTCTACCGACATAACTGTCTCAATGATGCTCCTTTACTCTGAAAAACCGGCGAATGTAGATAAGTAATACGCGCTCAAAGGGCGATCGGCGCGGCGAGGCATTCATCGGGTATTCCGAAAGCGTCTACGAGCGCGACGGCCTCTTCGGACACTTCCACGCAGAGCCGAGTGACCAACCGTTTAAATGCCGTCGATTTCACGCCGGACACTACGCCGTTCTCGAGGTACCAGCCTTTGCCCTGCTCCAGACGGGTCAAAGCGAATAGATCGCAAAGGCGCTTTAAGGGGGCCTGCAGGCTTTGGTCGGGGAGGGATTTAACTTTGGCGATGAATTGCTCCAGGATCACCCGTTCGATATAGGCCTGCGCCAGTTCCAGCAGTTCGGGCTGAAGCTGAGTAAACGCCGAGTAAGGGTCCAGCCCCTGCGCGCTGGTCAGTTTCTGGAGTTCGGTCGCACCCTGCACGAGTAAGGCGTCCTCACGAAGCCGGAAAAGATCCAACTGAAGTTCGGAATCAAGGAGGTGCGGTTCGCTCTTGTCCTGAGTAAAAGCCGGGTGGCGTTTGGCGAGCAGGTTCAGATTATCATCCAGGGAAAAACGGGCAAGCTGAGCGGACCCCCCCTGCTTGAGCTTATCTTTGAGTTCGGCAAGAAGATTCTTGGCTGCCAACTGCATTAACACCGTGTTGTCGCCTTCGAAGGTGGTGAAAATATCGGTGTCCGCCTTCAGCGCCGCGAAACGGTTCGAAGCCAGATAACCTTCGCCACCGCACGCTTCACGACACGTCTGGATAGTTCGGCTGGTGTTCCAGGTGGCATAGGCCTTCAATCCCGCGGCGAGCGTCTCGACCGGGCGCGAACCGTCGGATTGAGCGCCCTCATTGACCTGAATCAAGTGCTTTAGCGCAAAATCCAATGCGTACACATTAGCCAGGAGCGGCATCAAGCGCAGCTGATGCGACGGGTAGTCGAGTAACAGAGTTTCCGGCGCGCCTTTCGGCGGGCCGAACTGTCGACGGCGAGCGGCGTATCGCACCGCGATCGTGAGCGCCGACTTGGCCGCGCTGTTGCCGCCTAACCCCATGCTGATGCGGCCGCCCACCAGCGTGCCGATCATCGTGAAAAAGCGGGCGCCCGGGTTCAGGATATCACTCCGGTATCTGCCCTCCGGTGTGACCTCCGCGAAGCGAGTCAGCATCTCGGTGCGCGGTACGCGGACCTCCTTAAACCAGATCTTTCCATTATCCACGCCGTTCAAGCCCATCTTCAGACCGTTACCCTCAATCGTAACGCCTGGCATCGGTGCTCCCTCGTCATCGCGGATGGGAACCAGAAACGCATGGACCCCGTGGTGTTCACCGTCCACTTCCAGTTGCGCAAATACGGTCATGAGCTGGCCGTGTTCGCCGGCATTGCCGATAAACGTTTTTCCCGCGCTGTAGGTGGGGCTATCGATAACGAAAGCATCCGTTTCACGGTCATAGAAGGCTGTGGTTTCCAGCCGCTGGACGTTAGAGCCATGACCGATCTCGGTCATGGCAAAGCCGCCTAGAAGCCTGCCAGCGGCGGCGTCGGGCAAATACTTCCGGTGATGATACTCCACGCCCAGACGCTGAATGCTTGCCGCGAACAAACCGAATTGCACGCCGGCTTTGACCAGCAGGCTCGTGTCGTGGAAGGCCAGCGTCTCGAACTTTGCCAGGTACTTCGGCAGATTATCTTCGCCGCCGACGTAACGGGGCATGAATATTCGGCCGATTCCGGTCTCCGCAATCCGCTCGAGCCAGTCAAGGACTTTCCGGCGATAGACTTGCACATCCGTGCCGTCGTAATATTGGAAGTCGGGCTTCGTGATCCGTTGCTTGACGAGGTTCCGAACCTCAGAGAATTCGCCGTCCAGAAGTTGCTGCATCACTCGGGGATCAAAAGCGGTTTTCCTGCGATTCACCGGAGGATATTTGCATTTTTCGACCGATTCGTTCTGTGGTGGACGCAACTCGGCCGCGGGCCGTGCGAGCGCCTCCGGCGCAAGGTTATGACTATGTTTCACGGTTTAAGAGGGGCAGTGTTAGGAGTTTTCGGGTAAAAAGTCGCGCCGCGATTCGCCATCCCGGCAAGCAGGGCGCAGGGCGAAAAATGTTCGCCGGCGCGATCGCATAAAAGGTTCAGCCGGTTAACGAGCGCCGGAATGCCGACTGAATCGGCGTATTTGAGCGGGCCGCCCCGGAAGGGTGCCCAGCCGGTGCCCATGATCATCCCGAAGTCGACATCGTCCGGAGATTGAACAACCCCTTCCTCGAGACAACGCGCCGCCTCGTTAACCATCACCAGCACCAGCCTGTCCCGCAGTTCCGCTTCATCGACGGCGGAGGGCTCCGCAGGCTGAAACTCGTTGAGTTGCGGATTCCGGCGTTCGGCACCCCGGCCGCTGTAGTCGTAAAAGCCTCGGCCGGATTTCCGTCCAAGCCAGCCCTTCGCCATCATCCGTTCCAGCGCATCCTGTTGTTGTAAGGGTGCCAGGCGTTTGATCCGTTGCGCCAGATCTTTTGCGACGTGGTGAGATACATCGAGGCCGACTTCATCATTCAATCGAAGCGGTCCCATCGGCATCCCGAAATCCAGCATAAGCTTATCGATTTTCTCGACGCGATGGCCTTCCGCAAAGAGCCGGATCGCTTCCACCATGTACGGTACAAGGACCCGGTTAACCAGGAATCCCGGACTGTCTTTGACGACTACAGGCTGTTTGCCGATCCCTTTGACGAATTGGATTGCCGTGGCCTGCGCGATCGCGCTGGTGTGCGGACCCACGACAACCTCGACCAGTTGCATCCGGTGAACCGGATTGAAAAAGTGGATTCCTACCACCCGCTCCGGATGAATGAGACCGTCCGCGATCGCGTCGATGGAAAGGGCGGAAGTATTTGTGGCGACCGTCTCGCACTGCACCCTCTGGTCGAGGGTTGCGAAAATCTGCTTTTTGGGCTCCAGCTTTTCGACGGCCGCTTCGATGACCAGATCCACGTCGCCAAGCGGTACATCCTCAACGACCGGAAGCACGCGATCAAAGCCCTGCCGAGCCTCGGCCTCAGTAAACACACGCCGTTTAACTCCGTCCCGATAGAGCTTCGCGATTGACTGGATCCCTTTACCGAGCGGCTCCGGGCCGACGTCTTTCAAAATCACCCGGATCCCGCGAGCGCTGAGCCACTGGGCGATTCCGGCGCCCATGATGCCCGCGCCGAGCACGAGCACTGTGGAGACGTTTTGCGGTGAGCCACCCGCGGGGAGCGGCACTTTCTTTGCGCGCTCCTGCAGAAAGAAGACCCGAATCAGATTTTGGGCAGCCGGACCGCAGGCAAGCTCGACGAACGCTTTCTTTTCGTTCTCCAGACATTGGGCTGGAGTGGCGCTCAGGTTGGCCACGACGACTTCCAGCGCCTTGAGGGGGGCCGGGTAGTTTCCGCGCGTTTTGGCAAGGGTCCTCTTTTGCGCCTGCGTTGTGAGGATTTTGGATAGTGGCGCCCGGTTGGAGAGCTGCGATTTGTAAGATCGCTTCCCGGTCAGCAGCAATTTCATTGCCAAATCGATGATTCGTTCCGCAGGAGCGACGGCATCGACGAGCCCGAGCTTGAGCGCCTGCCTGGCTGGGTATTGGCGGCCTGTCAGGATGGCTTCGATCGCGGTTGGCAGACCCGTCAATTTGGGCAGGCGCATTGTTCCACCCCAGGCCGGCAAGAGCCCTAACGTCGTCTCCGGAAGGCCGAGTTTCGTTGCCGGGTCGAGCGAGGCAACGCGGTAGTCGCAAGCGAGGGCCAGTTCCAGCCCGCCGCCCAGCGCAACGCCATGAATGGCCGCGATGACCGGGTAGGGAAGCTTGGCGATCCGCCCAAATGCCTTCTGTCCCTGCGCGACCGCGGCCGCAATCTGCTCCGGGCTCGAAGCCTGGGTGAAGACATTCAGGTCAGCGCCGGCGACGAAGACCTTCGCCTTGGCGCTCCGTATAATCAGCCCGTTCAACCGTGGTTCTGACTCAAGGAAGTCGAGGTGTTGACTCAACTCATCAAAGGTTTGCCCATCGAAAATATTCGCGGACGACTTTGGCCGGTCAAACGTCAGGATTGCAACACCGGACGCCTGCACTTCCCGGCGGATATTTTGACTTGCCGGGGTAGTCTGTTTTGTTAGTCGCGACTCAACCATAATGCACCTCCCTGGCCGCCGCCGACGCAAAGGGATACCAGCGCGCGGTCAGCCTTTCTGCGATGTAACTCTTTAAGGGCGGTCAATACGAGGCGTGACCCGGTCACGCCCACGGGATGCCCGAGGGCAATCGCGCCGCCGTTGACATTCAGAATCTCGTCTGGAATTTCGCCGAGGGCAGATTCGCGGCCGAGATATTGCCGGCAATAGTCATCGGATTTCGATGCTTTTTGGCAGCCGAGCACCTGCGCGGCGAAGGCCTCGTTGATCTCGATAATGTCGGCGTCTTTGAGGCCCAGGCCCACCCGTTGCTCAGCACGATGAATGGCGTAGACCGGTCCCAGCCCCATGCGCGAGGGATCAAGTCCTGCATAAGCGTAACCGAGCAGCCGGCCAAGCGGCGTTAACCCCGATTCTTTGAGCCCTTTCTCCGTCATCAGTAACAAGGCGGCAGCGCCGTCGGTGATCTGCGACGAGTTACCGGCCGTCACGGTGCCTGTGCCGGGTTCGAAAACGGGTTTCAGCTTCGCCAACGCTTCCAGGCTCTGGCCCTCGCGCGGGCCGTTGTCCTGGTCGATGTGCGGCTTACCGTTCCTGGACTTAGTGAGATAGACGGGAGTAATCTCCTGTCGCAATTTCTCCCGCGCTGCGACGGCTTTATGGTGAGATCTCAGCGCGAATTCGTCCTGTTCCTCGCGGGCAATATGAAAGTCCCGGCTGACATTCTCGGCGGTCTGGCCCATGTTGCATCCGCTCACCGGATCCGATAACCCCAATTGTAAACCGATGCGCGGCTTAAAGTCCGAAGGCCGAAAACTTGAGAGAATGCCGACCTTCTGCGTCACGTTTTTCGCTCGCGCCAAAGCGCCAAACTTTTTTGTCGTCTCATAAGGGTAGAGCATCGGCATTTGAGACATGCTCTCGACGCCCCCGACGACGAACGCATCCCCGCGGCCGGCAATCATCTTTTCCGCGGCCTGGGTCACCGCTTCGAAACCGGATGCACAATTCCGATGGACCGTGATCGCCGGCACCGATTCCGGCATGCCTGCGCGGAGCGCGATGACGCGGGCGACGTTTGCCGCGTCAACCGGTTGTCCGACGCAGCCCATAATGACTTCCTCGATCTTTCCGGGGTCGATGCCCGTGCGCGCCAGGAGAAGGCTGACGGCCGTTTTTCCGAGGTCAACCGCCTCGGTGTCCGCTAAAGCGGTACCTGCCTTGACGAACGGGGTTCTGACCCCCGCGACGATAAAAATTGGTTCCTTCATGTAAGAATGTGTAAGCGTTTATGACTGGTTAGGTTTGAGAGATGGAATTGTTAAAGCATGGTGTCGTCTACCCCGGCATTTTACCGGCGGTTTCTGCAACCGCCCGGACAGGATGACATAAGTAAAAAACTAATAAGTAAGTACATTAGTGCTTGTTAGGAATTAACATTCGTTAAATTAACATTGGTCGCACCCGGTAGGGGCCGCGTGCCTGGTTTTAATCCCGCAGGGGCTGCTGCCATGTAGACAATTATTCGGGTGGAATTCCGGCGCAGGGGGGGTGCTGCTGGACGCTCCGCACGGCGTGACCTCTGTTTTAGGCCCAACGGGCCGGGAGACCTTAGCCCAGGGTTTACCCTGGGTAGAGTCCTCCCTCCCGATCGAGCCCTGAAGGGGCGGCAGAAGGCGTTGCTGGTGGGTTCTGCCGTCCCTTCAGGGCTCATCGTGATTTTACGGTTTCCCAGGGTAAACCCTGGGCTAAGTTCTCGCGCCCCTTCGAAGCTGAGATCCGGTCCGGATTCCACCAAACTAACTGTGTAAATAGTATAAAACTGCCTCGTTAATGCTCAACAAACGCGTTAACGGTTAGCAATCTTTCGCGAGGCGCTCTTCCCGGAGCTCCGAATGGAAGGCATACCGGTCGAGCGCCGCCCGCAGCACGTTCGCTCCACCGTCCGTGCGGATTCGAGCCACCAGGCCCAACTGCGGATCGCGATCCAGTGCGATATCAAGGATCGTTACGCCGGTTGCCTGCGCCTCAGACCGGATGGCGTGTTCGACCTCCCGCTGCTGCAGCGCGGGCTTGAAGATCTTGCCCACGGCCGTGAGGGGAAGTTGAGGCGTGATCCTCACGCGCTTCGGGACGGCCGCGCGTTCGGGAATGCGGGCCGTCGCGAAATCCAGCAATTCCGCCTCGGTGACAAGGGCACCGGGCTTCGTCTGAACATAGACGACGGGGACTTCGCCTGCATAGGCATCGGGACTGCCGACGGCGGCTGCCGCTGCCACCGCAGGATGCTTGTGCAATGCGTCTTCGATCAGCTTGGGATCGATGTTGTGTCCGCCCCTGATGATGAGTTCCTTGCGCCGGCCCGTCAGCCAGAAGTACCCGTCAGAATCCCGGCGGCCGAGGTCCCCCGTGTTGAGCCACTTCTGGCCGTCGATCTCGATCCACAGGTCCTTGTCGTGCCGTGGATCAAGGTATCCGACGAACACGTTGGGTCCCTTGATCACCAACGTTCCGATCTCATCGGTGTCAGCCGCGCGTTGAAAGCGTCCGGCCTCATCAAGGATGACGGCGCGCATGCGCTGATAGGGGAGACGCAGACCGATCGAGCCGGGGCGCCTGTCGCCCAAGGGCGGATTGACCGAAGAGACGCATGCGGCCTCGGTCAGACCGTAACCCTCGGCGATCTTGACGCCGGTCTTCGCTTCGAAGAGGTCGATCAACTTGGCCGGCATCGGCGCTGCGCCGCATAAGGCGGACTCCAAGCTGGAGATATCATGGTTGCCGACCGGCACATCGAGGAGTGCCGAATAAACCGTAGGCACGCCCGAAAACCGCGCGACGCGGTAGTGAGCGACGATTTCCCAAAAGCGCGCAATCACGCCCCTTCCGCGATAGCCTTCCGGTGTCCCGAGCACCACATGATCGCCCTGCATCCAGGGCAACAGCCCGGTGACAAGCTGCGCGTTGGCATGAAACAGCGGCAACCCGCAAAACACGGTTCGCTGGGATTCGCCGGTCCGGAAAAACCGGGCTACGGCCCAGGCATCGAACACTTCATTGCCGTGGGTGCGCATGGCAATCTTAGGCTCGCCCGTGGTACCGCCGGTGCATAGGTAGGAAGACTTTGTCTCTGCCGTAATGGTCCGCAGCGCGATCAGCCGATCACCGGCCTGCGCGCGCATCGCCGCGCGGAAATCCATGACCTCGATACCGGGTACCGAGGCGTGCGGCGCGTGAGGTGACGGCGCCGCCGCGCCCTCCGGCAGATAAGCCGATAGATCGACCGTGGCAACCGACCTCAAGTCTTGCAGACCGCACAGCTGCGGGGCCAGTCTTGCCCAGAGATCGACGCCAGGCGAAGGCGCAAGCGTCACCAGCGCCCGCGCACGCGTTACCCGCAAGAGGTCCCGAATCTGGCCAGGTTCGAACAGCGGATTGATCACGAGTACCACCCCGGCCGCTTCACCGGCCCAAATCGCAAAATGCGTTTCGGGCAGATTCGGCAGGACAAGGGCAACCGGATGATCCGCATCAACCCCTAGTTTATGGAAGAGATTCGCCGCGCGCGTCACCTCTCCCAGCAATTCGGCATACGTCCAGCTGAACGCGCGATCATAGGTATCGGCGGTCAGAAAGAAGGACAGCGCCTTCGCATCCGGCCGGCTTTTCGCGGAGGTCGACAGCGCATCATAGGTCGAAGGCGGCAAGCCGCGATCGGCCAGCGGCTCGGCTTCGAAAGCTTCAGCCTCAGCCGAATTTCGGATAGGCACGCAGCAAGGGGTCGTCATGGATTTACCGCCGCCTCCTCGAGGGGGTGTGGCCCGAGTTCTGCCGGCCCGGTGCGAACCGTGCGGCCCAGAATTGTCCTGAGGACTTCGGCCAATGTCGCCGCCGGGTTGGCCGCCGATCCGGCGCTACGCCATCCGATCACCCGATCTGGCCGCACCAAAACGGCACCCTTTGTGGAAATGCCGCGGAACTGCGCCCAGGCCAGGCGGGGGTCGAACAGGTCGCCGTCGATATGGCCAATCCGCACGGCATCGATGGGCAGATCGTCGGCGACAGCGAGCGCGGCGGCCGCAGCGCACCAGTCCTGCCCGTCTTCGCCGGCAATCAGCAGGAAACGGCCGGGCCGGACGACATCCTTCAGGGCCAAACGATTGCCGGACTCGTCGTCCAGCCAGGCGTGCGGTAATGGGCTGCCCGGACGCGTGCTCGGTTCGTAGAGGCGGATATCGTCGATCGGCTCGGGTTCGGGTGAGCCATCCGGGATGACGGCCGCGGAGCAATAACGGTAGCCGTATTCAACGTTCAGTTCGTCGGTCTCGCCGCTCATACGTCTGATCGCGCGCAAGGCTTCGCGCCGATGCTCCGCATCCTCCGGCTTGCCGCTCCAGATCCTCCTGAATTGCGTCCAGTTGACCTCCGCGGGCGCACCCGGTTTGAGGCCGAACTTCAGCCCCATCTCCATATGCAACATCGAATTCTCCAGCGCACGCTGGACGTTGCGGGCATCAACCGGGCGGCGCTCCGTTTCGTAGGTGTCGAGCAGGGCTTCACCGGCGTGGCCCTTAAGCACGGCGGCAAGCTTCCAGCACAGGTTATACGCATCCTGAATGCCGCTGCAGAGGCCGAGACCGCCGGTTGGCGGGTGGCGGTGCGCCGCGTCTCCCACCAGGAACACCCGGTCCGCACGGAACTTCGCTGCCAGCACCCCTTCCAGCGTCCAGCGCGTTATCTTGTGGATCTTCATCGGCAGTTCAGAGATGCCGAGCGCCAGACGCATGTTCCTTTCGATGTGCTCGTCGGTAAGACCTTTCGGCCCTATGCCCTGGTAGGTGACGTGAAAAACCCACTCCTCGCTGTCCGGGCCCCAATGGTCGGGCCCCATCGGCACGAGCACCGCCATTTCGCCGATCGCGGGACACCAGATCCAACGGACCAACACGTCCGGATCTCGCGCGAGCTTGGACAAGTCGGCCGTGACGTGCGCCGATATCATCTGGGCGACCACCCCCAGGCCCTCGTAGCCGATACCCGCCATCCGCGGAATGGTGCGGCCCCCATCGCAGCCAAGCAGGTAGCGCGCCCGCACGGTGTACTCGGAGCCCGTATCATGGTTCTTGATCCGCGCACTGACGCCGTCGCCATCCTGCTCCAGCCCGATGACTTCATGGTGAAACCGGATTTTGCCCGGATTGAGCTTCTCGGCGCGCGCCTTCATGATCGGTTCCAGACGAATTTGCGGCAGGTTGGCGCTGCGGCAGGCGCTGGCCTGCATCCAGTTGAGGTTCGTGTATCCGCAGCCCCAGGTCTCGATTTTGCCGATCAGCCGGCCGAAGTCCGGGTCCGGGCCGGTAAAGCCGGCATACCAGGCCATCGCGCGCATGTTCTCGGCGGGCGTGCTCCGGGCATAGACCGGCTCGGCGACGCCGGCATCGCTGAGAATTTCCATCGTGCGCTGATTCAGCTGGTGCGCCTTGGGCAGGACCGACGTGGTCGGCAGCGCCGACACGAGAAGGTGCTCGACGCCAAACGTCGACAGTAACATCGACGCGGTCAGCCCGGCGCCTCCGCCGCCCACGATCAAAACAGGCGTTTCATCGGCCATAAATTTGCCCCCTCACTTTGGTTCTGAACACTGGCCCGCCGGGGAGATGGCAGGCCAGGGCTCCGTGTTGTTGCTTATTCATGATGTTGGAAGGTTTCGGGTGGTGTAGCGCGCGAACCGTTCAACCGGTGGCAAGGTTGAAGCCGAACTCGGTTCCCCAGGCGTTCAACTCGTTGAACATCCAACTCCTCGGCTTCATCGGAACATGTTCATGCCAGGGCCGGGGCTCGCACATGCCGAGCTCGGGAATGAACGCGTCCATCTCGGTGTAGAGCTCCACGATGACCTTGTCGGGGTCATGGTGGTAGGCGGCCACGTTGTGGCCCGCCGTGTGGCGCGAGGGACCCCAGAGCAGATTGACGCCGGCTGCGCGCAAGGCGTCGGCGGCCAGGGCATGACAGGAGCTCTCCCTGAGCTCGAAGGCGATATGGTGGGCGCGCGATTCCGGCGCCTTAACGATGTTGACGACGTGGTGTTCCCGATTGCAGGTGAGGAAGTTAGCAATCCCGGCGATGTCGTCGGTGAGCCAGAAGCCGAGAAAGTCCTGAAAGAACGTCACCAGCTTGTCGCCTTCCCGGGAGAGGACCGCCACGTGCCCCAGGCGCAGCGGCGACACGCCGGTTTGCTTGAAGCCCGGCGCGGAAGCTTCGATCGCATTGTAGAACTGGACCGCAAGGCCGCCCGGGGCTTCCACCTCGACCAGTTCGGCAACGCCGGGCTGACTATCGGTCTTGATCGTAGCTGCAAGGCCAAGTTCGCGCGCGTCGCGGGCGAGGTCGTTGACCGAGATGTCTGGCTTCAGGTGAAAGCCCACGTGGAGCAGCGCCTTCTGGTCGGTAGGGCGCAGAACCAGATCGTGATGGCTGTAACCGATCGATAAATAGACCGATCCGTCGTCTCCCTGTGCGACCTCGGTCAGCCCGATCGCTTTGAGGTAGTGTTCCTTGGTCCGTTCTATATCCGGTGTGCCCAGCGCGACGTATCCGAGCTGGAATGTTTTTGGATTGAATTTTTTTGGTTGCATAAACTTTTCCTGCTTGACGCTCTCGTCCCGCTCGTCAGACGACCCGCTGCCGCTGTACGCCGAGAACCCCGCCGTCGAGTTCGACGACGTCGCCGTGTTTAAGAAACTCCGGCGGCTTCATCCCTGCCCCCACGCCCTCAGGCGTGCCGGTGGCAATGACGTCGCCGGGTAACAGGGTCATGAACTGGCTTAGATGCGAGACGATCTCGGCCACGCTGAAAATCATGTCGCTCGTATTGCCCTTTTGCCGGACGGCGCCGTTGACGGCGAGCGTGAGCGGCAGCTGCTGAGGATCGGCGATCTCGTCTGCCGTCACCAGCCAGGGGCCCAGCGGGCCGAAGGTGTCGAAGCTCTTGCCTTTTACCCACTGGCCGCTGCGGTTGACTTGCCAGTCGCGCTCCGACACGTCGTTGGCGAGACAGTAGCCGGCGACGTGCGAAAGCGCGTTTTCAACCCTGACGCGCTGGGCTTTGACGCCGATGACCACGGCAAGCTCCGCCTCCCAGTCCAGCGTGTCGGAGCCCTCAGGCTGCACGACATCGTCATTGGGACCCTGGATGCAGGTGATCGCCTTGTTGAGTACGACCGGGTGCTTCGGGATGGGCATGCCGGACTCGGCGGCGTGTCTGCGGTAGTTGACGCCGATTGCGATGAACTGGCGTGTGCCGTGGATCGGCGCGCCAATGCGAGTCGTTTCGGAAACGACAGGCATCTTATTGAGATCGACCGCCCCGATGGCGCGCAGCTTTTCCGGCGCGAGCCAGTCCGGGGTGATGTCGGGGACCAGGAGGGACAGGTCGCGCTTGACGCCCTTGGCATCGAGGGCGCCCGCCCTCTCGAAACCTGGGGGACCATGCCGGAAAAGTTTCATTGGTGTCCCCCCTGTTGGGAAACGCTTTGTTTCTTATTTATTTTCATAAAATAGATTTAAAGCACGTAAAAATATTTGTCAAAAGAAAATATATTTTCGTGTGAAAAAAAGATTTTTGTGGACGATGATCAACGGCGGTCGTATCCGGTGTGATCG
The DNA window shown above is from Verrucomicrobiota bacterium and carries:
- a CDS encoding enoyl-CoA hydratase/isomerase family protein, whose protein sequence is MVESRLTKQTTPASQNIRREVQASGVAILTFDRPKSSANIFDGQTFDELSQHLDFLESEPRLNGLIIRSAKAKVFVAGADLNVFTQASSPEQIAAAVAQGQKAFGRIAKLPYPVIAAIHGVALGGGLELALACDYRVASLDPATKLGLPETTLGLLPAWGGTMRLPKLTGLPTAIEAILTGRQYPARQALKLGLVDAVAPAERIIDLAMKLLLTGKRSYKSQLSNRAPLSKILTTQAQKRTLAKTRGNYPAPLKALEVVVANLSATPAQCLENEKKAFVELACGPAAQNLIRVFFLQERAKKVPLPAGGSPQNVSTVLVLGAGIMGAGIAQWLSARGIRVILKDVGPEPLGKGIQSIAKLYRDGVKRRVFTEAEARQGFDRVLPVVEDVPLGDVDLVIEAAVEKLEPKKQIFATLDQRVQCETVATNTSALSIDAIADGLIHPERVVGIHFFNPVHRMQLVEVVVGPHTSAIAQATAIQFVKGIGKQPVVVKDSPGFLVNRVLVPYMVEAIRLFAEGHRVEKIDKLMLDFGMPMGPLRLNDEVGLDVSHHVAKDLAQRIKRLAPLQQQDALERMMAKGWLGRKSGRGFYDYSGRGAERRNPQLNEFQPAEPSAVDEAELRDRLVLVMVNEAARCLEEGVVQSPDDVDFGMIMGTGWAPFRGGPLKYADSVGIPALVNRLNLLCDRAGEHFSPCALLAGMANRGATFYPKTPNTAPLKP
- a CDS encoding acyl-CoA synthetase — encoded protein: MTTPCCVPIRNSAEAEAFEAEPLADRGLPPSTYDALSTSAKSRPDAKALSFFLTADTYDRAFSWTYAELLGEVTRAANLFHKLGVDADHPVALVLPNLPETHFAIWAGEAAGVVLVINPLFEPGQIRDLLRVTRARALVTLAPSPGVDLWARLAPQLCGLQDLRSVATVDLSAYLPEGAAAPSPHAPHASVPGIEVMDFRAAMRAQAGDRLIALRTITAETKSSYLCTGGTTGEPKIAMRTHGNEVFDAWAVARFFRTGESQRTVFCGLPLFHANAQLVTGLLPWMQGDHVVLGTPEGYRGRGVIARFWEIVAHYRVARFSGVPTVYSALLDVPVGNHDISSLESALCGAAPMPAKLIDLFEAKTGVKIAEGYGLTEAACVSSVNPPLGDRRPGSIGLRLPYQRMRAVILDEAGRFQRAADTDEIGTLVIKGPNVFVGYLDPRHDKDLWIEIDGQKWLNTGDLGRRDSDGYFWLTGRRKELIIRGGHNIDPKLIEDALHKHPAVAAAAAVGSPDAYAGEVPVVYVQTKPGALVTEAELLDFATARIPERAAVPKRVRITPQLPLTAVGKIFKPALQQREVEHAIRSEAQATGVTILDIALDRDPQLGLVARIRTDGGANVLRAALDRYAFHSELREERLAKDC
- a CDS encoding thiolase family protein encodes the protein MKEPIFIVAGVRTPFVKAGTALADTEAVDLGKTAVSLLLARTGIDPGKIEEVIMGCVGQPVDAANVARVIALRAGMPESVPAITVHRNCASGFEAVTQAAEKMIAGRGDAFVVGGVESMSQMPMLYPYETTKKFGALARAKNVTQKVGILSSFRPSDFKPRIGLQLGLSDPVSGCNMGQTAENVSRDFHIAREEQDEFALRSHHKAVAAREKLRQEITPVYLTKSRNGKPHIDQDNGPREGQSLEALAKLKPVFEPGTGTVTAGNSSQITDGAAALLLMTEKGLKESGLTPLGRLLGYAYAGLDPSRMGLGPVYAIHRAEQRVGLGLKDADIIEINEAFAAQVLGCQKASKSDDYCRQYLGRESALGEIPDEILNVNGGAIALGHPVGVTGSRLVLTALKELHRRKADRALVSLCVGGGQGGALWLSRD
- a CDS encoding acyl-CoA dehydrogenase family protein: MKHSHNLAPEALARPAAELRPPQNESVEKCKYPPVNRRKTAFDPRVMQQLLDGEFSEVRNLVKQRITKPDFQYYDGTDVQVYRRKVLDWLERIAETGIGRIFMPRYVGGEDNLPKYLAKFETLAFHDTSLLVKAGVQFGLFAASIQRLGVEYHHRKYLPDAAAGRLLGGFAMTEIGHGSNVQRLETTAFYDRETDAFVIDSPTYSAGKTFIGNAGEHGQLMTVFAQLEVDGEHHGVHAFLVPIRDDEGAPMPGVTIEGNGLKMGLNGVDNGKIWFKEVRVPRTEMLTRFAEVTPEGRYRSDILNPGARFFTMIGTLVGGRISMGLGGNSAAKSALTIAVRYAARRRQFGPPKGAPETLLLDYPSHQLRLMPLLANVYALDFALKHLIQVNEGAQSDGSRPVETLAAGLKAYATWNTSRTIQTCREACGGEGYLASNRFAALKADTDIFTTFEGDNTVLMQLAAKNLLAELKDKLKQGGSAQLARFSLDDNLNLLAKRHPAFTQDKSEPHLLDSELQLDLFRLREDALLVQGATELQKLTSAQGLDPYSAFTQLQPELLELAQAYIERVILEQFIAKVKSLPDQSLQAPLKRLCDLFALTRLEQGKGWYLENGVVSGVKSTAFKRLVTRLCVEVSEEAVALVDAFGIPDECLAAPIAL